The sequence AGGGGAGAGGTCGGCAGTGTCTTGAAAGAATCTCTGTGGTGTTTCAGGATAGGCCTGAGGGTCAAGAAGAGGCATGGCTTCGGGGTCTTCCGGCGTTTGCATGGCGATATTCGTCGCCACGGAGACGAGCCTGTCCAGCGCATCGATGTCGAGGCGATTAGTGGAGGACGAACCGTGCTTTTTTCCTTGAAATACTTCGAGAGAAATATTTATTTTATCCCCTATGGAATTTTGCGTTATCGCGTTATTGCCAAATCTAAGGGATGTCGTTGTAGTTGAGATTACATCGACTTGTGCCGAAAATCCTTTTGGAATCCGACTCAAGATTTTTTTACTTAGCTTCTTTATTATTTCCATTTTACTTCTTTATAATAGTTTTAATTAATATTTTCTAACTAATCGAACTAAAATATGTTCATATGATTTATTTAGTTCAAGATCGTAACCAGTGAAAACCGCTGCTAAATCGAGTTTCGGTATCAATGTCAAGGTTTGACCGGCATAACCCTTTGCAGAATAGCAATTTAAAGTTCGAAGCTTCCCTAACCACCAACCATAACCATAATAGTTCCCTTGCGGTGCCTTAAGAACCGGAGACAGAGTCCTATTAAGCCAATCTGCACTCACTATTCTTCTATTTTTGTATAATCCACTGTTCAAGATAGTGAATCCGATTTTTAAAAGACTCCTTGGTGTTAGAGAGACCCCACTGCGAGAACCAGCCACACATGGGTATTCGAGATTATCTCGGGACCAGGTAAAACCCTCGATCATCAGTGGTTCGAGGAGGTTTTGATAGGCGAATTTATCTGCAGAAAGCCCGGTAGCACGCTTCAGGATTGCTGAAAAAAGGTGATAAGCCCCGGTATTGTACTCGAAGATCTCCCCGGGAATGTGTTCCATAGGCCTAGATAAAATGAACTCGAACCAATCCGGTGAGTTTTCCATAAGAAAATGGCTGTTTTCGTTGGATTCGTAATCTATGCCCAATTCGCGCCAAAAGAAACCTGATGTGTGTGTTAAGATATGTTTTAGCCTTATCTCGCGTTTAAGCTTATCATCGAAATGACCGTTGAATTCAGGGAAATATTCTATGAGACGGATATTCTCGCTTTCTATATATCCCTTATCAATAGCTATACCTAAAAGCAACGATGTGATGCTCTTTGTAACGGACATCATGGGATGTAAAACCAACTCATTATGACTGCTACTATAAGCTTCAGCAAAGATTTTGCCTTTGCATCCGAGAACAGCGCCGTGAATCTGCTTCGGCGATCTTATTATCTCTTCGAAGATATCACATAACACATCGGGAGCAAAGCAAGAATCCTGAGGATTACTTGTTTCGAGTCCGTCATCGAGGTTTCGTGGTTTTATTTTTTCGAGAATTTCCAAAGTATTTTTTTTAAAACGAAAAATTTTAAAAAGTATCGGAGTCGAATCCGGCTATAAAAATAGAGGATCACTCCGATACTTGTAGTTAATAATTATAGCGATTCGGTCTTAGAGCTAAAAGTAAAGCCTTCGCTCATAATAGCGGGCAGTTTCACATTACTATTGATTCTTTCCGCCCGAGACAAAGCGACGATATTATTAAGAAATACTATCGGAGACTCGTTCCAGCGCATGTTTTTAACCGGACCGACTATCTTGCCATCCTCGACGAGGAAGACCCCATCGCGGGTCATGCCGGTAAGGAGCAATTCCTTGCGATCGACATAACGGATATACCAAAGATTTTTCACGAGAAGTCCCTTTTTACAGCTCTTAACAAGGTCCTCCACGCTTTTATCTTCTCCGT is a genomic window of bacterium containing:
- a CDS encoding serine hydrolase, translated to MEILEKIKPRNLDDGLETSNPQDSCFAPDVLCDIFEEIIRSPKQIHGAVLGCKGKIFAEAYSSSHNELVLHPMMSVTKSITSLLLGIAIDKGYIESENIRLIEYFPEFNGHFDDKLKREIRLKHILTHTSGFFWRELGIDYESNENSHFLMENSPDWFEFILSRPMEHIPGEIFEYNTGAYHLFSAILKRATGLSADKFAYQNLLEPLMIEGFTWSRDNLEYPCVAGSRSGVSLTPRSLLKIGFTILNSGLYKNRRIVSADWLNRTLSPVLKAPQGNYYGYGWWLGKLRTLNCYSAKGYAGQTLTLIPKLDLAAVFTGYDLELNKSYEHILVRLVRKY